A genomic region of Anaerolineales bacterium contains the following coding sequences:
- a CDS encoding metal ABC transporter ATP-binding protein has protein sequence MQPNSPLTHHHSPGVAAVALDKVSVAYGRNLALQDFTLTVEPGLRVAIVGPNGAGKSTFFNLVSGLIAPTQGQVRVHGHAPGEHLCLAYVPQANQVDLSFPVSVWDVAMMGRVGQLGLLRRPKAADRELVRSSLQRVGMLDLARRQIGELSGGQRQRLFIARALTQRADLLLLDEPFAGLDLPAQEQILAILNDLKQHGVTVLFATHDLELAGQQFDSVLLINRRCVAYGSASAVLTPANLAAAYGGQVQWIDTREGRVLVEIGGGHPHHAGEGQHD, from the coding sequence ATGCAACCGAATTCCCCATTAACTCACCATCACTCCCCAGGCGTCGCAGCGGTAGCGCTGGATAAAGTCAGCGTGGCCTATGGGCGCAATCTGGCGCTGCAAGACTTTACGCTCACTGTGGAGCCTGGGTTGCGCGTGGCGATCGTTGGCCCCAATGGCGCCGGTAAATCCACCTTCTTTAACTTGGTCAGCGGCCTCATAGCGCCCACGCAGGGCCAGGTGCGCGTACATGGCCACGCACCTGGCGAGCACCTGTGCCTGGCCTACGTGCCGCAGGCCAACCAGGTAGACCTGAGCTTCCCGGTGAGCGTGTGGGACGTGGCGATGATGGGGCGGGTAGGCCAACTCGGCTTGCTGCGCCGCCCCAAAGCCGCCGATCGCGAGCTGGTGCGCAGTAGCTTGCAGCGCGTCGGCATGCTGGATCTGGCGCGCCGCCAGATCGGTGAGCTTTCCGGGGGGCAACGCCAGCGCCTGTTCATCGCCCGCGCGCTCACCCAACGGGCAGACCTGTTATTGCTGGACGAACCTTTTGCCGGGCTGGACCTGCCGGCACAAGAGCAGATTCTGGCAATCTTGAATGACCTCAAGCAGCACGGCGTCACCGTACTGTTTGCTACCCATGATCTAGAGCTGGCTGGCCAGCAGTTCGATAGCGTGCTGCTGATCAACCGGCGCTGCGTGGCCTATGGCTCCGCCAGCGCGGTGCTCACCCCTGCGAACCTGGCCGCCGCGTATGGAGGCCAGGTGCAGTGGATCGATACCCGCGAGGGGCGCGTGCTGGTGGAGATCGGTGGCGGGCACCCTCACCACGCAGGGGAGGGGCAGCATGACTGA
- a CDS encoding ABC transporter ATP-binding protein, whose protein sequence is MPMLEVHQLSKDFDGLRAVDAVSFMLAGAEIVGLIGPNGSGKSTLFNLLAGVTPPSSGAIFFNGHDITGLPAHAVARLGMARTFQLVRPFLQLTVRENVEAGLLFGAGHAHIHGDLQAQAHQVLARVGLVDKMDLRAAQLSVVERKWLEIARALAGQPKLLLLDEFMAGLSTAEIPRALNLIRSVRESGIAIILVEHIVKAITSVCERVIVLNAGRKLAEGRVAQIVNDPAVIDAYLGSRHA, encoded by the coding sequence ATGCCCATGCTTGAAGTGCACCAGCTCAGCAAAGATTTTGACGGTTTGCGCGCCGTGGACGCGGTCAGTTTTATGCTAGCGGGCGCGGAGATCGTTGGCTTGATCGGCCCCAATGGGTCGGGAAAATCGACTTTGTTTAATTTACTAGCCGGCGTCACTCCGCCCAGTTCGGGGGCCATCTTTTTCAATGGGCACGACATCACCGGTTTGCCTGCGCATGCGGTAGCGCGGCTTGGCATGGCGCGCACCTTTCAGCTGGTGCGCCCATTTTTGCAGCTTACCGTGCGTGAGAACGTAGAGGCAGGCCTGCTGTTTGGCGCCGGCCATGCGCACATCCATGGTGACTTGCAGGCCCAAGCGCACCAGGTGCTAGCGCGCGTGGGGCTGGTGGACAAAATGGATCTGCGCGCTGCCCAACTCTCCGTTGTGGAGCGCAAATGGCTCGAGATCGCCCGCGCTCTGGCCGGGCAGCCCAAGCTATTGCTGCTGGATGAGTTTATGGCGGGGTTGAGCACCGCGGAGATTCCGCGTGCCCTGAATTTGATCCGCTCTGTGCGCGAAAGTGGCATTGCGATCATCCTCGTCGAGCACATCGTCAAGGCCATCACCAGTGTGTGTGAGCGTGTGATCGTACTCAATGCCGGCAGGAAACTGGCCGAGGGCCGCGTTGCGCAGATAGTCAACGATCCGGCAGTGATCGATGCATACCTGGGGAGCAGGCATGCTTAG
- a CDS encoding TIGR03943 family protein yields MSDWQYKRAHSMILFGLGVYLLYKVVSGTLYFYINARFTWLVVLGGVGLLLLGLVAWPRGSTAAASHSHAHEHTPRGTRWALFVLGAPLLLGFLVPARPLDGSALDTRGLTTRALMSVGGQNTIQLDQPSDQRSVLDWVRAFNYASDPQTYVGEQADVVGFVYQDERLPAGQFLVGRFAVSCCVADAFAVGVIVQSDDAAQWAANQWVHVAGTVAVGSLEGVAIPLIEATSIKAVPIPPQPYLFP; encoded by the coding sequence ATGAGCGACTGGCAATACAAACGTGCTCACAGCATGATCTTGTTCGGCCTGGGTGTGTACTTGCTCTACAAAGTAGTATCCGGCACGCTCTACTTTTACATCAACGCCCGTTTCACTTGGCTGGTGGTGCTGGGCGGGGTAGGCTTGCTGCTGCTGGGCCTGGTCGCCTGGCCGCGTGGCAGCACCGCCGCAGCTAGTCACTCCCACGCCCACGAGCACACCCCGCGCGGCACACGCTGGGCGCTGTTTGTGCTAGGCGCCCCCCTATTGCTGGGCTTTCTGGTGCCGGCACGCCCCTTGGATGGCAGCGCCCTGGATACGCGCGGTTTGACCACGCGGGCGTTGATGAGTGTGGGCGGCCAAAACACAATTCAGCTTGACCAACCCTCAGACCAGCGCAGTGTGCTGGATTGGGTGCGCGCCTTCAACTATGCCAGCGACCCGCAAACCTATGTGGGTGAACAAGCCGATGTTGTGGGTTTTGTGTATCAGGATGAGCGTTTGCCCGCCGGGCAATTTTTGGTGGGGCGTTTTGCGGTGAGTTGTTGTGTGGCGGATGCGTTCGCAGTGGGCGTGATCGTGCAAAGTGACGATGCCGCTCAGTGGGCCGCTAACCAATGGGTGCATGTGGCTGGCACGGTCGCAGTCGGCAGCCTGGAAGGCGTAGCCATACCACTGATTGAAGCCACCAGCATCAAAGCCGTTCCCATTCCGCCACAACCCTATTTGTTCCCATGA
- a CDS encoding response regulator produces the protein MPKVLVVDDQAELREMMQAGLLLSGYQVRTAAEGAGALNAAAHFAPDLIVLDFNLPGLHGPALCARLRQQAEQASILLISGCASPAEVHASLQAGAREYLRKPFELERLLTRIGALLSEI, from the coding sequence ATGCCTAAAGTGCTGGTGGTTGATGATCAAGCGGAACTGCGCGAGATGATGCAGGCTGGCCTGCTGCTCTCCGGCTACCAGGTGCGCACCGCCGCCGAGGGCGCGGGGGCCCTGAACGCCGCAGCTCACTTTGCTCCTGATCTGATCGTGCTCGATTTCAATCTCCCCGGCCTGCATGGGCCAGCCCTGTGCGCCCGCCTGCGGCAGCAGGCTGAGCAGGCCAGCATCTTGCTCATCTCTGGCTGCGCCAGCCCGGCAGAGGTGCACGCCAGCCTGCAGGCCGGGGCACGCGAGTATCTGCGCAAACCGTTTGAGCTCGAACGCCTACTCACGCGCATCGGCGCCCTATTAAGCGAAATCTAA
- a CDS encoding ATP/GTP-binding protein, translating to MENDARTLTVKMVVTGPFNAGKTEFIQTVSEIDVVSTERKISSDAERVKETTTVAMDFGRITVDDSLVLYLFGTPGQKRFDFMWEILSEGMLGFIVMVDSTRPETFQEARNIMEAFRAFSPTPYVVAASKQDLPDAWEVEDLRVALRVDEDVPILPCVSTDKEAVKTVLLQLLENILAELEA from the coding sequence ATGGAAAACGACGCACGCACTCTGACAGTCAAGATGGTGGTCACCGGCCCCTTCAATGCCGGTAAAACCGAGTTCATCCAAACTGTCAGCGAGATCGATGTAGTCTCCACCGAACGCAAGATCAGCTCGGATGCCGAGCGTGTGAAGGAAACCACCACCGTGGCGATGGACTTTGGCCGCATCACGGTGGATGACAGCCTGGTGCTGTATCTGTTCGGCACCCCCGGCCAAAAGCGCTTTGACTTCATGTGGGAGATCCTCTCCGAAGGCATGCTGGGCTTCATTGTCATGGTGGATAGCACCCGCCCCGAAACCTTCCAGGAAGCCCGCAACATCATGGAGGCCTTCCGCGCTTTCTCGCCCACCCCTTATGTCGTCGCCGCCAGCAAGCAAGACCTGCCCGATGCCTGGGAGGTGGAGGATCTGCGCGTGGCCCTGCGCGTAGACGAGGATGTGCCCATCCTGCCCTGTGTTTCCACCGATAAAGAAGCTGTTAAGACCGTGCTGCTGCAATTGCTGGAAAACATTCTGGCCGAACTGGAAGCCTAA
- a CDS encoding ABC transporter ATP-binding protein yields the protein MLSVANLQVAYGDIQVVWDVSLEVPAGKIVALIGPNGAGKSTSLRAILGLLPVKAGEINFDGVSIRNKPTHAIVQSGLAMVPESGATFARLSVLDNLRLGAMPSAQARAQRSASLQTVFAMFPRLAERQTQQAGTLSGGERQMLAIGKALMARPRLLVLDEPSLGLAPLVVEQIFGVIQHIRQQGVAILLVEQNVQHSLEIADYGYVIEFGRIRKAAAAATLLADENIKEAYLSL from the coding sequence ATGCTTAGCGTCGCTAATCTGCAAGTCGCTTATGGCGACATCCAGGTGGTGTGGGATGTAAGCCTGGAGGTGCCCGCCGGCAAAATAGTGGCCTTGATCGGCCCTAATGGCGCCGGCAAGAGCACATCGTTGCGCGCCATCCTGGGGCTATTGCCGGTGAAAGCTGGCGAGATCAACTTTGATGGGGTCTCGATTCGCAACAAACCCACCCATGCAATCGTGCAGTCTGGATTGGCGATGGTGCCCGAGTCGGGGGCCACCTTCGCGCGCCTGAGCGTGCTGGATAACCTGCGCCTGGGGGCAATGCCATCGGCGCAAGCGCGCGCCCAACGATCTGCCAGCTTGCAAACAGTGTTCGCTATGTTTCCGCGGCTGGCCGAACGCCAAACGCAGCAAGCGGGCACCCTGAGCGGCGGCGAACGCCAGATGCTGGCGATCGGCAAGGCGCTTATGGCGCGGCCGCGTTTGCTGGTGTTGGATGAGCCTTCGCTGGGCTTGGCCCCGTTGGTGGTAGAGCAAATCTTTGGCGTGATCCAACACATTCGCCAGCAAGGCGTAGCCATTCTGCTGGTGGAGCAAAATGTACAGCACAGCCTGGAGATCGCAGATTACGGCTATGTCATCGAGTTCGGGCGCATTCGTAAAGCTGCCGCCGCGGCCACTCTGCTCGCTGACGAGAATATCAAGGAAGCCTACCTCAGCCTCTAG
- a CDS encoding metal ABC transporter permease, whose translation MTEWLLEPLGFAFMQRGVLAAVLVGVVCAVVGSYMILRGMAFLGEALGHAILPGLAAGYLLSNGDRAVTFVWALATAIVASVTMGALSRSTKLRQDTAIGIVFAGMFALGIALISSMRSYAVDLTHMLFGNILGVANQDMWLIVGMGVAVLLAVALFYKELTVIAFDPVLAVTLRLPVRALDILLHVMVAIAIVISLQTVGVALVVAMLLTPAATAFLLTKRLKRMMALAAGLAAISGVVGLYASYYLNIASGAAIVLVSTLLFVAVYAARALRAALPLRQTKSPAS comes from the coding sequence ATGACTGAGTGGCTGTTGGAGCCCCTCGGCTTCGCCTTCATGCAGCGCGGAGTGTTGGCGGCGGTGCTGGTGGGGGTAGTGTGCGCCGTAGTGGGCAGCTATATGATCCTGCGCGGCATGGCTTTTTTGGGGGAGGCGCTGGGCCATGCCATCTTGCCCGGTCTGGCCGCCGGCTACCTGCTCTCCAATGGCGATCGCGCGGTCACCTTCGTGTGGGCGCTGGCCACCGCGATCGTAGCTTCGGTCACGATGGGTGCGCTCAGCCGTAGCACCAAGCTGCGCCAGGATACCGCGATTGGCATCGTCTTCGCGGGCATGTTTGCCCTGGGCATCGCATTGATCTCAAGTATGCGCAGCTACGCCGTCGATCTGACCCATATGCTGTTTGGCAACATCCTCGGTGTGGCCAATCAAGATATGTGGCTGATTGTGGGTATGGGTGTGGCGGTACTGCTCGCCGTGGCGCTCTTTTACAAAGAATTGACCGTGATCGCCTTTGATCCCGTGCTGGCAGTAACCTTGCGCCTGCCGGTGCGCGCCCTGGATATTTTGCTGCATGTGATGGTGGCGATCGCGATCGTGATTTCGCTGCAGACGGTGGGCGTGGCGCTGGTGGTGGCGATGTTGCTCACCCCGGCGGCCACCGCCTTCCTGCTCACCAAGCGCTTGAAGCGCATGATGGCACTGGCGGCCGGCTTGGCGGCGATCAGCGGCGTGGTGGGGCTGTATGCTTCGTATTATTTGAACATTGCCTCCGGCGCCGCCATCGTGCTTGTATCAACATTGCTATTTGTGGCTGTGTATGCGGCCCGCGCGCTACGCGCAGCCTTGCCCTTGCGCCAAACAAAAAGCCCCGCTAGCTAG
- a CDS encoding DUF4388 domain-containing protein produces the protein MALKGNLQDFSVTQLLNLINLAGKSGALLVQGPNEGARLFFRAGKLAFAQLTSEGGQRQASLPNILHRAEKINNAQLNTLQARAAAMSDKELGLLLINSGYVTQQDILESLQGYFVHVIQQLFTWVEGRFAFDTEQDVPESKIPVRMALEDIIMEGSRQVGEWEKLSNEIPNLDMALAFTDRPGVNLKKVNLNVEEWRVVSYINPKNSIRQIAKATKMSEVEIRRIVYGLLQAGLIKLIRPAGAATQLDGLQSAFPGKDRQEQKSLVNRLMARIRSI, from the coding sequence ATGGCCTTAAAAGGAAATCTGCAGGATTTTTCGGTTACCCAGTTGCTCAATTTAATTAACCTGGCTGGCAAAAGCGGGGCGCTGCTGGTGCAGGGCCCCAACGAGGGCGCCCGGCTATTTTTCCGCGCCGGCAAACTGGCCTTTGCCCAACTCACCAGCGAGGGCGGCCAACGCCAGGCCAGCCTGCCCAACATCCTGCATCGCGCCGAAAAGATCAACAATGCCCAACTGAACACCTTGCAAGCACGCGCCGCAGCGATGAGCGACAAAGAGCTGGGCTTACTGCTGATCAATTCCGGCTACGTCACCCAGCAAGACATTCTGGAAAGTTTGCAGGGCTATTTCGTGCACGTCATCCAGCAGTTGTTCACTTGGGTGGAGGGGCGCTTCGCTTTCGACACCGAGCAAGACGTGCCCGAAAGCAAGATCCCGGTGCGCATGGCACTGGAAGACATCATCATGGAAGGCTCACGCCAAGTGGGCGAATGGGAAAAGCTCAGCAATGAGATTCCCAACCTGGACATGGCGCTGGCCTTCACCGATCGCCCCGGGGTCAATCTCAAAAAAGTAAACCTCAATGTCGAAGAATGGCGCGTGGTCTCTTACATCAATCCCAAGAACAGCATCCGCCAGATCGCCAAAGCCACCAAGATGAGCGAAGTAGAAATTCGTCGCATCGTGTATGGCCTGCTGCAGGCCGGGCTGATCAAGCTGATTCGCCCCGCGGGGGCCGCCACGCAGTTGGATGGCTTGCAGAGCGCCTTCCCCGGCAAGGATCGCCAGGAGCAAAAGAGCCTGGTCAATCGCCTGATGGCGCGTATCCGTTCAATCTAG
- a CDS encoding Ig-like domain-containing protein, producing the protein MKSWRPFERAVAFSALLLVGAIALVLWRGDHVGARVLRSSPAPGSQVAARAPVVIEFAQAMDTASVESGFSIQPATPGEFIWEGDTLRFIPRTPWQIGAEYQVQLAAGVRDQRGQRLLRPVELAFSVRTPGVAFLRLADSGYTLWAASALDAAARQLSPGDGVFDFTVTPDGEQLIFSVVNDQAGIDLWIVGRGGGDARRLLDCGADRCFAPDVAPNDQIAYNRVLAPLSPAEPYGPPRIWLLNLRSGENLRLHADTQKIGYGPHWSPDGRWLAYYDGVAGRIVILNSSSGEELALPSQAGEVGSWAPEAEYMLFADMRRAGEQVRSQIFRASLATQDILPFFDPQPEDAEFSGPVVSPDGQWVAMKMRAQNLTAEQLWVLPPDGSFAMVAVEEAGYLYSRYQWGSDSQALLYHRLQLGRADSQPSVWLWERATSSQRLLVTEASQPLWLP; encoded by the coding sequence ATGAAATCTTGGCGCCCGTTTGAACGTGCGGTAGCTTTCAGCGCCCTGCTGTTGGTGGGCGCGATCGCGCTTGTCTTGTGGCGCGGCGATCACGTCGGGGCGCGCGTGCTACGCAGCAGCCCGGCGCCGGGTAGCCAGGTGGCGGCGCGTGCCCCGGTGGTGATCGAGTTTGCCCAGGCAATGGATACCGCCAGCGTGGAAAGTGGCTTTTCCATCCAGCCCGCCACGCCCGGCGAATTTATCTGGGAGGGGGATACGCTTCGCTTCATTCCCCGCACCCCCTGGCAGATCGGCGCCGAGTACCAGGTGCAATTGGCGGCCGGCGTGCGCGATCAGCGCGGCCAGCGCCTCTTGCGCCCAGTGGAGTTGGCTTTCTCAGTACGCACACCGGGTGTGGCTTTCCTGCGCCTGGCCGATTCGGGTTATACGCTGTGGGCTGCCAGTGCGCTGGATGCCGCCGCGCGCCAACTCTCCCCTGGGGATGGTGTGTTTGATTTCACCGTCACCCCAGATGGAGAGCAATTGATCTTCTCTGTGGTTAACGATCAGGCGGGGATCGATCTGTGGATCGTGGGGCGCGGCGGCGGAGACGCGCGCCGCTTGTTGGACTGTGGCGCTGACCGTTGCTTTGCCCCCGACGTGGCACCCAATGACCAAATAGCCTACAACCGCGTGTTGGCGCCGCTTTCCCCGGCGGAGCCCTATGGGCCGCCGCGCATCTGGTTGCTCAATTTGCGCTCGGGGGAAAATTTGCGCTTGCACGCCGATACCCAGAAGATCGGCTATGGCCCGCACTGGTCACCGGATGGGCGCTGGCTGGCTTACTACGATGGGGTGGCAGGACGCATAGTGATCCTCAATAGTTCCAGCGGTGAGGAGCTGGCGTTGCCCTCACAGGCCGGGGAGGTGGGCAGTTGGGCGCCGGAGGCCGAGTACATGCTCTTTGCGGATATGCGCCGCGCGGGCGAGCAGGTGCGCTCCCAGATCTTTCGTGCCAGCCTGGCCACACAGGATATTCTGCCGTTCTTTGATCCGCAGCCCGAGGATGCCGAATTCAGCGGCCCAGTGGTCTCTCCGGATGGGCAGTGGGTGGCGATGAAGATGCGCGCTCAGAACCTGACCGCCGAACAACTCTGGGTGCTGCCACCGGATGGCAGCTTTGCAATGGTGGCGGTTGAAGAAGCCGGCTATCTATATAGCCGTTACCAATGGGGCAGTGATTCGCAGGCGTTGTTGTACCACCGCCTGCAACTGGGCCGCGCCGATAGCCAGCCGAGTGTGTGGCTGTGGGAGCGCGCCACCAGCAGCCAGCGGCTGCTGGTGACTGAGGCCAGCCAGCCACTCTGGCTGCCCTGA
- a CDS encoding branched-chain amino acid ABC transporter permease, producing MIHLDALAQVAVSGVLLGGLYGLAALGLSLMFGVLKILNVAHGELIMLGGYAAFWGFSLYGLDPFVALLLIVPLMFALGLGLHLGLFQWIVRAEEQPRIKNSLLIGFGLTLILHNVVIFMWGADDRAITTAYSLNALTLAGVRIPVARAAGFLISMLCAFGMEWLLERTDFGNSIRATAEDWRHAALTGINIQRVYLWTVAIGSALAGVAGMLVSLGYSVSPSVGLAWTLKALIVVVLAGLGSMRGTFFAGILLGVAESVGTYLIPNGGQYREAIGILLFLVVLSLRPQGLFGAKLG from the coding sequence ATGATCCATCTCGATGCACTTGCACAAGTTGCCGTTTCCGGGGTGCTGCTCGGCGGCCTATATGGCTTGGCCGCTTTGGGCCTTTCGTTGATGTTTGGCGTGCTTAAGATCCTCAATGTGGCCCATGGAGAACTGATCATGCTGGGGGGCTATGCTGCCTTCTGGGGCTTTTCTCTTTACGGGCTTGACCCCTTCGTAGCATTGCTGCTCATCGTGCCATTAATGTTCGCGCTGGGCCTCGGCTTGCATCTTGGGTTGTTTCAATGGATCGTGCGTGCGGAGGAGCAGCCACGCATCAAGAACTCGCTGTTGATCGGCTTTGGATTAACGCTGATACTGCACAATGTGGTTATCTTTATGTGGGGGGCGGATGATCGCGCCATCACGACTGCCTATTCACTTAATGCGCTGACGCTCGCCGGGGTGCGCATTCCGGTTGCTCGCGCGGCGGGCTTCTTGATCTCTATGCTGTGTGCTTTTGGCATGGAGTGGCTTTTGGAGCGCACCGATTTTGGCAACTCCATTCGCGCCACTGCCGAAGACTGGCGCCATGCCGCACTAACCGGCATCAATATCCAGCGCGTATATCTATGGACAGTAGCCATCGGCTCGGCACTCGCCGGCGTGGCTGGCATGCTGGTCAGCCTGGGCTACAGCGTCAGCCCTTCAGTCGGCCTAGCGTGGACACTGAAAGCGTTGATCGTAGTGGTGCTGGCGGGGTTGGGCAGTATGCGCGGTACGTTTTTTGCTGGCATCCTGCTGGGTGTGGCGGAAAGTGTTGGCACATATCTCATTCCTAATGGCGGCCAGTATCGCGAGGCGATTGGCATCCTCTTGTTTCTTGTGGTGCTAAGCCTGCGCCCGCAAGGATTATTTGGTGCCAAACTTGGCTAA
- a CDS encoding transcriptional repressor — translation MSRAHISSEAEIKQRTSGWLARLAELGYRITGSRRAVVDVLAEAGTSLSPAEIYEHGRVLHKQLGLVTVYRTLEKLEELGLVQRVHRPDGCHAYIPALHGHEHLLLCQQCGRVEYFRGDDLSELSRRLEGESGFTIQDHWLQFFGLCAQCQ, via the coding sequence ATGAGCCGTGCCCATATCAGTAGCGAAGCAGAGATCAAGCAGCGCACCAGCGGTTGGCTGGCGCGGCTGGCCGAATTGGGCTACCGCATCACCGGTTCGCGCCGTGCCGTGGTGGATGTGCTGGCAGAAGCCGGTACCTCGCTCTCGCCGGCCGAGATTTACGAGCACGGGCGCGTCTTGCACAAGCAACTCGGCCTGGTGACGGTTTACCGCACGCTCGAGAAGCTGGAAGAGCTTGGCCTAGTGCAGCGCGTGCACCGCCCGGATGGGTGCCACGCCTACATCCCTGCCCTGCATGGCCACGAACACTTGCTGCTGTGCCAGCAATGCGGCCGCGTAGAGTATTTCCGCGGTGATGACCTCTCAGAGCTCAGTCGCCGGCTGGAAGGCGAAAGCGGCTTCACCATTCAGGATCACTGGCTGCAATTTTTTGGGTTGTGCGCCCAATGCCAATAA
- a CDS encoding branched-chain amino acid ABC transporter permease, whose translation MAKPATRTLGLGLLLAAALALPWYGANDSLITTLVHALILATLAISWNILAGFAGQINLGHAALFGIGALATRQLWLAQGWGLWASLAAGGLAAALFALCIGAPALRLRGIYFSIATLAIAQALRATVSSLLPKVTRLPGAVLAQYALSERYWLALGVFLAALVAANLLRHSKLGLGMRVVREDEHAAEAIGVNIFAHKLSAFVISAFWAGLAGGVFAFYHPSYYYSLTFEPAWTFDAVLVTFIGGIGSLVGPVLGTAFFVFLRDVLAAHWVDFHLILFGSVFILVVLLMPGGFVEFWHSVKSKRAQGAAQEKR comes from the coding sequence TTGGCTAAGCCCGCTACGCGCACCCTGGGCCTGGGATTGCTGTTGGCTGCCGCGCTGGCCCTGCCGTGGTATGGCGCCAATGACAGCCTGATCACTACGCTGGTGCACGCGTTGATCCTGGCTACGTTGGCAATCAGCTGGAATATTCTGGCGGGGTTTGCCGGCCAGATCAACCTGGGGCACGCGGCCCTCTTTGGCATCGGTGCGCTGGCCACCCGCCAGTTATGGTTAGCCCAGGGCTGGGGTTTGTGGGCCAGCTTGGCTGCCGGTGGTTTGGCTGCGGCCTTGTTTGCGCTATGTATCGGCGCGCCGGCGCTGCGCTTGCGCGGCATCTACTTTTCCATTGCCACGCTGGCGATCGCGCAGGCATTACGCGCCACCGTCAGTTCGCTGCTGCCCAAGGTTACGCGCCTGCCGGGGGCGGTGCTTGCGCAGTATGCGCTGAGTGAGCGCTATTGGCTGGCCCTGGGCGTATTTTTGGCGGCGCTGGTAGCAGCCAATCTGCTGCGGCATTCCAAGCTCGGCTTGGGAATGCGCGTCGTGCGCGAAGATGAGCACGCGGCCGAAGCGATCGGCGTTAATATCTTCGCGCACAAACTTAGCGCGTTCGTGATCAGCGCTTTCTGGGCTGGCCTGGCCGGGGGCGTGTTCGCCTTTTATCATCCCAGTTATTACTACAGCCTGACCTTTGAGCCGGCCTGGACCTTTGATGCGGTGCTGGTCACCTTTATCGGTGGCATTGGTAGCTTGGTCGGCCCGGTGCTCGGTACCGCTTTCTTTGTCTTCCTGCGCGATGTGTTGGCAGCCCATTGGGTGGATTTTCATCTGATCCTTTTTGGCAGCGTGTTTATCTTGGTGGTACTGCTGATGCCCGGCGGCTTTGTTGAATTCTGGCATAGCGTAAAATCCAAGCGGGCGCAGGGGGCCGCTCAGGAGAAGCGATGA